Proteins found in one Candidatus Zixiibacteriota bacterium genomic segment:
- a CDS encoding HEAT repeat domain-containing protein produces MATRAAIMAQSAFSSIQAARKTPTAAVSAPIQPGGAARSGGLVLTNRMLHHNGARRHTPFIVDGAHGCTSFAATDKPSRRGVLHTPLSTLSLIIIIIATNIFSPILYAQNQPTNAQIVDSLFIRASSGEVQYRDLVQPAKDAIIEMGETAIPQMLAKLNTRDARETHTVVDIFKGIGEIAVDSLAKRINSRDDFTRRLAIRCLGEIKSQKAIASIIKVASHDDFRTRAGVMSALGKIGSSDGAFTVVSGLDDSDELVATAAAVACGRIREGISPKPLIRALSHRYYGVRYSAAGSLAKLGEIAVEPLIIQLQTEPCRLSTGYIIKTLGKIGSKKVISALKPMLSSDDWAIRASTAEAFGNIQNKKSKKILNKALKSETHPLVINQIKLSLDKLQANL; encoded by the coding sequence ATGGCAACCCGCGCCGCGATTATGGCTCAATCGGCATTTTCCTCGATACAGGCGGCGCGCAAGACACCTACGGCGGCGGTGTCGGCGCCGATTCAACCTGGTGGAGCGGCTCGAAGTGGGGGATTGGTATTGACGAATAGGATGCTTCATCATAATGGTGCGCGGAGACATACACCATTCATAGTTGATGGTGCACATGGATGCACATCATTCGCGGCTACAGACAAACCATCGCGTAGGGGCGTATTGCATACGCCCTTATCTACACTATCATTGATTATCATTATCATTGCTACAAACATTTTCTCTCCCATCCTTTATGCTCAAAATCAGCCGACTAACGCCCAAATCGTCGATTCGCTCTTTATCCGCGCCTCCTCCGGCGAGGTCCAATACCGTGATTTGGTTCAGCCTGCCAAGGATGCCATAATCGAGATGGGCGAAACAGCTATTCCGCAGATGCTCGCCAAGCTCAATACCCGCGATGCCCGCGAGACTCATACGGTTGTAGATATTTTCAAAGGCATAGGCGAAATCGCAGTCGATTCATTAGCCAAACGCATCAACAGCCGTGATGATTTCACTCGCCGCTTAGCGATTCGCTGCCTTGGCGAAATTAAAAGCCAGAAAGCAATTGCGTCTATTATAAAAGTTGCCTCTCATGATGATTTTCGCACCAGAGCCGGGGTTATGTCCGCCCTCGGTAAAATCGGCAGTTCTGATGGCGCCTTTACTGTAGTCAGCGGCTTGGATGACTCAGATGAACTTGTCGCTACCGCCGCCGCCGTTGCCTGTGGAAGAATCAGGGAGGGCATATCGCCGAAACCGCTGATTCGGGCATTAAGCCATCGATATTACGGAGTGCGCTATTCTGCCGCCGGTTCGCTTGCCAAACTTGGCGAGATAGCTGTCGAGCCGTTGATAATTCAGCTCCAAACAGAGCCTTGCAGACTGTCTACGGGATATATCATCAAGACGCTGGGAAAGATAGGCTCGAAAAAGGTTATCTCTGCCTTAAAGCCAATGCTATCCTCCGATGATTGGGCTATTAGAGCTTCCACCGCCGAGGCTTTCGGCAATATTCAAAATAAAAAATCGAAGAAGATATTAAATAAAGCTTTAAAAAGCGAAACGCATCCTCTTGTAATAAATCAAATTAAATTATCGTTGGATAAGCTTCAAGCGAACTTATAA
- a CDS encoding HDOD domain-containing protein — MDSLQLKIKNFARACTIPEVLATLLAELENEKSTSSSVAKILNQDISLSARLLRAANSPLYRRQFDIVTVEMAISVLGMKAVRALALSVSLFDITRKSKLNDHFNLKDFWRHNLEVAILSQKIADKCKHTQPEEAFVCGLMHDLGAFFFIQEYPSEYADVLKLKNAGEPIESAEQKVCKITHSEVGAAIASIWRLPSVISESILNHHQDELPEISPDKIKIWHIVNLAHRFCRKGFDIGSEPTPDEISKRYQIANMFGIEKETMRSLIKDVPEIVIQTASFLDIDIGDPLMLLQNANNELGKLYELYEMLMIKNENLQSKLIKEEKNKSAIEALQTTLATMSHYVNNANTAIIGRAQILDLYMTQGRLQDPEGKIAESVKIISDSVDVISAVLDELKEFPEYKTVVYHDNSRILDIDKNLKARLGRLARS; from the coding sequence ATGGATTCATTACAGTTAAAAATTAAAAACTTTGCCAGAGCGTGCACTATTCCAGAAGTTTTAGCTACTCTTTTGGCTGAACTGGAAAATGAGAAATCAACATCCTCTTCTGTTGCAAAAATCTTAAATCAAGATATTTCACTTTCTGCCCGTCTGTTGAGAGCAGCTAATTCGCCATTATATAGAAGGCAATTTGATATCGTTACGGTCGAAATGGCAATATCGGTTTTGGGTATGAAAGCTGTAAGGGCTTTAGCCTTATCGGTTTCATTATTTGATATCACCCGCAAGTCAAAATTAAATGATCATTTTAACTTAAAAGACTTTTGGCGGCATAATCTTGAAGTTGCGATACTATCTCAAAAAATTGCCGATAAATGCAAACACACACAGCCGGAGGAGGCGTTTGTATGCGGCTTAATGCATGACCTTGGAGCGTTTTTCTTTATTCAGGAATACCCATCTGAATATGCCGATGTTTTAAAACTGAAAAATGCCGGCGAACCAATCGAAAGCGCCGAACAGAAAGTCTGCAAGATTACTCACTCTGAAGTGGGTGCGGCTATTGCCTCTATCTGGCGGCTGCCCAGCGTAATCAGTGAAAGCATCTTAAATCACCATCAAGATGAACTCCCTGAGATTTCTCCGGATAAGATAAAAATCTGGCACATTGTTAACCTTGCCCATCGCTTCTGCCGCAAGGGTTTTGATATTGGTTCCGAGCCTACACCCGATGAAATAAGCAAACGCTATCAGATAGCGAATATGTTCGGAATTGAAAAAGAGACCATGCGCAGTTTAATAAAGGATGTTCCCGAAATTGTAATCCAAACCGCATCATTTCTCGATATTGATATCGGAGACCCGTTAATGTTATTGCAGAACGCCAATAATGAGCTGGGTAAATTGTATGAACTTTATGAAATGCTGATGATTAAAAATGAGAATCTGCAGAGCAAACTTATAAAGGAAGAGAAGAATAAAAGCGCTATAGAGGCCTTGCAAACTACTCTGGCGACCATGTCGCATTATGTCAACAATGCCAATACCGCTATTATCGGACGAGCGCAAATTCTGGATTTATACATGACCCAGGGACGGCTTCAAGACCCGGAGGGCAAAATCGCAGAATCTGTTAAAATCATCTCCGATTCGGTTGATGTTATCAGCGCGGTGTTGGATGAACTTAAGGAGTTCCCCGAATATAAAACCGTGGTCTATCACGACAACTCAAGAATCCTCGATATAGATAAAAATTTAAAAGCCAGACTGGGACGCCTGGCTCGCAGCTAA
- a CDS encoding DUF1565 domain-containing protein, with translation MRKLSAFAIIMAILFIFSCGDDNPVDPSGGIKVMLSPDSAIVNHSDSIQFTAGVYNTTNTAVKWYVYDIENGDLDSIGSIDSTGWYKAPDTTITLSTGLADSVIIWVVSQEDTSKKASSKITIVDPNNIYVDDGENASDETGTGTIAQPYRTITKGLSIAETGQTVRVFPGTYSDGETFPITPLFGRSVKGVYPESTATVRAPAGENISNAAFLIQNDLISIESIGIVGTGGSGVGINFAGSSDTTQMELYNCKIDSCYIGAIQSTNIFILEFKANEVSNCDYGLIVDYENQALEDNSLFINDTTIFTDCITAIDIKSEIEKFYFENSIINTAATGISLKDGEDTFLYLRNSQVINIDSIGIMIDSVAYANLGDSISSPGYSYGNNTFSLVDEDGYFIYNSCEIVIRAGGNTWYASDSAYIDTHIYDNEESGNSSGEVVFHPYTLEP, from the coding sequence ATGAGGAAGCTAAGCGCATTTGCGATTATAATGGCAATTTTATTTATTTTCAGCTGTGGTGATGATAATCCTGTTGATCCCTCTGGAGGAATTAAGGTTATGCTGTCGCCGGATTCGGCAATAGTAAATCATAGCGATTCTATCCAATTTACCGCTGGAGTTTATAATACAACTAATACTGCGGTTAAATGGTATGTGTATGACATTGAAAACGGCGATTTGGATAGTATTGGCAGTATTGACAGTACCGGTTGGTACAAAGCTCCTGATACGACTATCACCCTCAGCACGGGATTAGCCGATTCGGTTATAATTTGGGTTGTTAGCCAGGAGGACACCTCCAAAAAAGCTTCCTCAAAGATAACAATTGTTGACCCAAACAACATTTATGTTGATGATGGTGAAAACGCCAGCGATGAAACCGGCACCGGCACTATTGCCCAACCCTACCGGACTATTACCAAAGGCTTAAGCATTGCCGAAACGGGGCAGACTGTCAGAGTATTCCCGGGTACTTACAGCGATGGCGAAACATTTCCAATTACGCCGCTTTTTGGCAGGTCTGTTAAAGGTGTGTATCCGGAAAGCACGGCAACTGTTAGAGCCCCTGCCGGAGAGAATATCAGCAACGCCGCTTTCCTTATTCAGAATGATCTTATTAGTATTGAAAGCATCGGTATTGTAGGCACAGGCGGTTCAGGTGTGGGAATTAATTTTGCCGGCAGCAGCGATACAACTCAAATGGAATTATATAACTGCAAAATAGACAGCTGTTATATTGGCGCAATTCAATCGACAAATATTTTTATTTTAGAATTCAAAGCCAATGAAGTATCAAATTGTGATTATGGATTAATCGTTGATTATGAAAATCAAGCATTAGAGGATAATTCGCTTTTTATAAACGATACGACGATATTTACTGATTGCATAACAGCAATTGATATTAAAAGCGAAATTGAAAAATTCTATTTTGAGAATTCAATTATAAACACTGCCGCTACAGGCATTAGCCTTAAAGATGGTGAAGACACTTTTCTTTACTTAAGGAACAGTCAGGTTATTAATATCGATTCCATCGGCATCATGATTGATTCGGTTGCCTATGCTAATTTGGGCGATTCTATAAGTTCACCCGGTTATTCATACGGCAATAATACTTTTTCACTTGTCGATGAAGATGGATATTTTATTTATAATTCATGTGAAATTGTGATAAGGGCTGGCGGTAATACCTGGTATGCGTCAGATTCTGCATATATAGACACTCATATTTATGACAACGAAGAAAGCGGTAATTCGAGCGGGGAAGTGGTGTTTCATCCGTACACTCTCGAGCCATAA
- a CDS encoding tetratricopeptide repeat protein: MSETNKKLLQFAIIFIISAVILFYIMQTEKPSDFIHPPPAVDSLAVSLREEISYLQDSLRQDSANIEIIIRIANGYFDLDQYQSAIEYYEKALEIQPDRPLVLTDCAIMYYHLGKNDTALEYLNKAINLKSDLAQAYFNKGLILMTADNNPKAALAVWREYIDIAPESEYAKMMIKRIEAIESGSK; this comes from the coding sequence ATGAGTGAAACAAACAAAAAACTTCTTCAATTTGCGATAATTTTTATAATCAGCGCAGTCATATTATTTTATATAATGCAAACGGAAAAACCGTCCGATTTTATACATCCCCCCCCTGCGGTTGACAGTTTAGCGGTTTCCCTTCGCGAAGAGATTTCATATCTGCAGGATTCTCTTAGGCAAGATTCGGCAAATATCGAAATTATAATCCGAATCGCCAACGGTTATTTTGATTTGGATCAGTATCAGTCGGCAATTGAATACTATGAAAAAGCCTTGGAAATACAGCCCGACAGGCCCTTGGTTTTAACCGATTGCGCTATTATGTATTACCATCTTGGTAAAAACGACACAGCCTTGGAGTATCTAAACAAGGCAATTAATCTCAAATCTGACCTGGCGCAGGCATATTTTAATAAGGGTTTGATTTTAATGACGGCTGATAATAATCCGAAGGCGGCTTTGGCTGTCTGGCGGGAGTATATCGATATTGCACCTGAGAGTGAGTATGCCAAAATGATGATAAAGCGAATTGAGGCGATTGAATCGGGGAGTAAATAA
- a CDS encoding HD domain-containing protein has translation MREQNVNENGEYLPISIKSISIDSVYQFDLYQKNNGSFRLFRCQNIPVLQKDFDNLIEYGQEILYVPSEQKEPFYDHMINNLPNLLQDKSVLIEEKIDILTSTSVSILDRILTEPMSKANIKNSVDHSNNHVYMALHKESSRHLMTMDYSKISYPIAHAINVANMSILLGIRCGITNPEKLQNICIGALLHEIGKRIIDENYYFRKNDNFRITNTRFKKYPIIGKNMLEKTGVVPSGALRPVLEHQERLDGTGYPFGLKAGEIGIEGRIIAICDCYDEALRTNKLKLNHKPFKILLKMKASIIKFDKKIFVEFVHLLGTDIASKAIKI, from the coding sequence ATGCGCGAGCAAAATGTCAATGAAAACGGTGAATATTTGCCTATAAGCATAAAGTCGATTTCAATTGATTCGGTATATCAATTCGACCTTTATCAGAAAAATAATGGCTCATTTCGACTTTTCCGATGCCAAAATATTCCCGTATTACAAAAGGATTTTGATAATCTTATAGAATACGGGCAGGAAATCCTGTATGTGCCTTCCGAGCAAAAGGAACCGTTTTATGACCACATGATTAATAACCTGCCCAATTTGCTTCAAGATAAATCCGTATTAATTGAAGAAAAAATTGATATTCTTACTAGTACTTCGGTGAGCATTCTCGATAGAATTCTAACTGAACCAATGTCTAAAGCAAATATAAAGAACTCGGTTGACCATAGCAACAACCATGTTTATATGGCGCTTCATAAAGAATCCTCCCGGCATTTAATGACAATGGATTACTCTAAAATTTCGTATCCGATTGCGCATGCTATCAATGTCGCTAACATGTCGATACTTCTTGGCATACGGTGTGGGATTACTAACCCCGAAAAACTCCAAAATATTTGTATTGGAGCTCTATTGCACGAAATCGGCAAAAGAATAATTGACGAAAATTATTACTTTCGCAAAAATGATAATTTTAGAATCACAAATACGCGATTTAAAAAATATCCAATAATAGGCAAAAACATGTTGGAGAAAACAGGTGTTGTGCCCAGCGGCGCTCTCCGTCCTGTTCTCGAACATCAGGAACGTCTTGATGGAACCGGTTACCCTTTCGGATTAAAAGCAGGTGAAATTGGTATAGAGGGGCGGATTATCGCTATTTGTGATTGTTACGATGAAGCATTGCGTACCAATAAATTAAAATTGAACCATAAACCGTTTAAGATATTGTTAAAAATGAAGGCTTCTATCATTAAATTTGACAAAAAGATATTTGTAGAATTTGTTCATTTGCTTGGTACGGATATCGCCTCAAAAGCAATTAAAATATAG
- the rsgA gene encoding ribosome small subunit-dependent GTPase A — translation MDNQQLFTGKIIAIFGKDIKLYHQGDVYNASIRGKLLKEYQLISPVAVGDNVEFKITIKGQVVIENVLPRKQYLARPGKLVKGKVQVIAANLDQLVIISSTQNPNFKPGLIDRFLVSALNEKLKAVIVINKIDLTEKNIHNDYLDAWRSVGFPAIYTSAKTGEGIEKLISLLKGKSSAMAGHSGVGKSSLLNAIKPSLKLATKKISKASGRGVHTTSSVIMFPLDSDSWVVDTPGIKVFGLTGIDKNNLFQNFPEMAELSGKCRFNNCLHISEPDCAVKKAVETGSINKFRYLSYKRIWEQLDE, via the coding sequence ATGGATAATCAGCAATTATTTACAGGCAAGATAATAGCGATTTTTGGCAAAGATATTAAACTTTATCACCAAGGGGATGTTTACAATGCCTCAATAAGGGGCAAGCTGTTGAAGGAATATCAACTTATCTCGCCTGTTGCGGTCGGCGATAATGTCGAATTTAAAATCACTATTAAAGGCCAGGTGGTTATTGAAAATGTTCTGCCGCGTAAACAATACTTAGCCCGTCCCGGCAAATTAGTTAAAGGAAAAGTTCAAGTAATCGCGGCAAATTTAGACCAGCTCGTAATTATCAGCTCTACCCAAAACCCGAATTTCAAGCCCGGTTTGATTGACCGTTTTCTCGTCAGCGCCCTGAATGAAAAACTTAAGGCTGTAATTGTAATTAACAAGATAGACTTGACTGAAAAAAATATCCACAACGATTATCTCGATGCTTGGAGATCGGTCGGATTTCCTGCCATATATACATCTGCGAAAACCGGCGAGGGCATAGAAAAGCTAATCTCCCTTCTAAAAGGCAAATCATCCGCTATGGCTGGCCATTCCGGCGTCGGCAAATCATCCCTGCTAAATGCTATTAAACCATCGCTAAAATTAGCTACAAAAAAAATCTCCAAAGCTTCCGGAAGAGGAGTGCATACTACTTCCTCGGTTATTATGTTTCCTCTTGACAGCGATAGTTGGGTAGTCGATACGCCCGGAATTAAAGTTTTCGGTTTAACCGGAATCGATAAAAATAATTTGTTTCAAAACTTTCCCGAAATGGCTGAACTTAGCGGCAAATGCAGGTTTAACAATTGCCTGCATATTAGCGAACCGGACTGCGCTGTTAAAAAGGCCGTAGAAACAGGTAGTATAAATAAGTTCCGTTACTTAAGCTATAAAAGAATATGGGAACAACTTGATGAGTAA
- the rpsU gene encoding 30S ribosomal protein S21 has translation MTGVRVRMDEAFERALKRFTKTCEKAGILSDIKKHQHFEKPSDRKKRKQNAARRKARKKTSYSYY, from the coding sequence ATGACAGGTGTCCGTGTACGTATGGACGAGGCTTTTGAAAGAGCATTAAAAAGATTTACCAAGACTTGTGAAAAAGCTGGGATTCTCTCTGATATAAAAAAACATCAACATTTCGAAAAACCATCCGACCGCAAGAAACGTAAACAAAATGCTGCCCGACGTAAGGCTCGGAAGAAAACCAGCTATTCGTATTATTGA
- a CDS encoding GatB/YqeY domain-containing protein, with protein MKLVDKINEDIKTAMKKGDKTRLSVLRMFKSDLKYRQIDAGRDITDDDCVAVLSSAAKKRRDAIEGFGRGGRNDLVDKEKAELEIINEYLPKQISDEELSRLVDDVVSETNASTTTDIGMVMKNIMPRVKGRVDGRKVNELVVNKLKE; from the coding sequence ATGAAGTTAGTTGATAAAATTAATGAGGACATCAAAACCGCTATGAAAAAGGGCGACAAGACCCGGCTTAGCGTGTTGCGAATGTTCAAGTCCGACTTGAAATACAGGCAAATTGATGCGGGTAGAGATATTACCGATGATGATTGCGTTGCTGTTTTATCCAGTGCCGCTAAAAAACGACGGGATGCAATTGAGGGGTTTGGCAGGGGCGGCCGCAACGATTTAGTCGATAAGGAAAAAGCCGAACTTGAAATAATCAACGAATATCTGCCAAAACAAATTTCCGATGAAGAGTTGAGTAGGCTTGTCGATGACGTTGTCTCGGAAACTAATGCCTCTACGACAACTGATATCGGTATGGTTATGAAAAATATCATGCCAAGGGTTAAGGGAAGGGTTGATGGCAGAAAAGTTAACGAATTAGTTGTGAATAAACTTAAAGAATAG
- a CDS encoding CvpA family protein, with protein MNWIDFFIAVVLLITVAIGFRQGLFRSIFTLLGLVAATIITFSYADWLAIQVEGMFNISPSLRYTFCFMALFLVMVAVLKIISRYFYRMAKLTPLKYPDMIGGGLLGLFRGVVIVSMIFMMFIFFPAFQQFNQSVDESVLASHVRQVVPVVFNMTISLHPESGPFVDKISKGILGSKTEKYAKNPRSLLGKNEVLGFTNKDIGVLDNIDKYFGETLELATKDKKD; from the coding sequence TTGAACTGGATAGATTTTTTTATCGCAGTGGTTTTGCTTATAACTGTCGCCATCGGTTTTAGGCAAGGGCTTTTTAGGTCTATATTCACTTTATTAGGGTTAGTTGCCGCAACAATAATTACGTTCAGTTATGCAGATTGGCTGGCAATTCAGGTTGAGGGTATGTTTAATATTTCGCCAAGTTTGCGTTATACTTTTTGTTTTATGGCTTTGTTTCTGGTGATGGTGGCGGTATTAAAAATTATCAGCCGCTACTTCTATAGAATGGCTAAATTAACGCCTCTAAAATATCCCGATATGATTGGCGGCGGGTTGTTGGGTTTATTCCGAGGTGTAGTAATTGTATCAATGATTTTTATGATGTTTATTTTTTTCCCGGCATTTCAACAATTCAATCAGTCGGTTGATGAGTCTGTATTAGCGTCTCATGTCCGACAAGTAGTGCCGGTGGTTTTTAACATGACCATATCTTTACATCCCGAAAGCGGTCCCTTTGTCGATAAAATCTCTAAAGGCATATTAGGCTCCAAAACAGAAAAATATGCAAAAAACCCTAGGTCTCTGCTCGGTAAAAATGAAGTGCTGGGATTTACAAACAAAGATATAGGCGTTCTCGATAATATAGATAAATACTTTGGCGAAACATTAGAACTGGCTACAAAAGATAAAAAAGATTAA
- a CDS encoding endonuclease MutS2 translates to MNSHALEVLEFDRIVEKLHGLCWSIPAKRYLIEPTINSDWIEHSLDCLAEMVDVYKSDGGPPTLVFDDIDMMLEKTAAEGVVLEPSELIKTANLYNVVMGFKQLNKKYANIGRICEKLTYSDEITAGINQAILPPNEIKDNATPELKNIRRQIRQTRQRLESKYNSYLESDYAKYLSDNVVTVRDGRFVLPVREGDKNRIQGIVHDRSSTGATFFVEPLDAVEYNNKYRELLAAEKQEIFRILRTLTDLVLESIDSIKSNIKILVELDIYSAKARLAIKLKCSRPKINDESYFDIKRGFHPLLRWRDIQNGNDALVPLDIELGKEFTTLVITGPNTGGKTVALKTVGLVCLMAQSGMFIPAAEGSSVPIFKNIFADIGDEQSLESSLSTFSAHLANIKTALSEAAHECLVLLDEIGAGTDPDEGAALGQAIIEKLTEQNILSIVTTHHGKLKTLAINIEGVQNGSLDFDSRNMKPTYRFRLGTPGLSYAIETAVKIGLDKSITERAESLIDRSERKLARIISELSEKLQATDETLVEAENKRLSYEALSNIYKEKLDNVQQEQKRIKKEALQEAEKMVYKLKGEITDLIDEAKKSDKKVEAFRAAKHQAQEQIQNLNEKIRQFEPPVNQAAADGTEGEKVYLPDLKAIGEIVEKPEPSGKVRVRIGNVILHTEMRKLFKSSEQGEAKAPITHTNPFVNVDPSMEIDLRGMTFDEAQPVLDKYLEDVYQAHLDNVTVIHGKGTGVLRIKVQDYLKRHSKVKSFRLGNWNEGSFGVTIVEIVKD, encoded by the coding sequence ATGAATTCTCATGCACTTGAAGTACTGGAGTTTGATCGGATAGTTGAAAAACTCCATGGATTATGCTGGAGTATTCCGGCTAAAAGATACCTTATTGAACCTACCATTAACTCTGATTGGATTGAACATTCTCTCGATTGCTTAGCGGAGATGGTTGATGTATACAAATCCGATGGCGGTCCTCCCACATTGGTTTTTGATGATATAGATATGATGTTGGAAAAAACAGCGGCTGAAGGTGTTGTGCTTGAACCGTCAGAATTGATTAAAACGGCAAATTTATATAATGTTGTTATGGGCTTTAAACAACTAAATAAAAAATATGCTAATATAGGCAGAATTTGTGAAAAATTGACATATAGCGATGAGATTACCGCTGGAATCAACCAGGCAATTTTGCCGCCCAATGAAATTAAAGACAACGCTACGCCCGAACTGAAAAACATCCGCCGGCAAATAAGACAAACCAGACAGCGGCTCGAATCGAAATATAATTCCTATCTCGAATCTGATTATGCCAAATACCTCTCCGATAATGTCGTTACCGTAAGAGACGGGCGTTTTGTTCTTCCGGTAAGGGAAGGCGATAAAAACCGCATACAAGGCATTGTGCACGATAGATCATCCACTGGCGCCACATTTTTTGTCGAACCGCTCGATGCTGTCGAATACAACAACAAATACCGCGAATTATTAGCCGCTGAAAAACAAGAAATTTTCCGCATTCTCAGAACCTTAACAGATCTTGTCCTCGAAAGCATCGATTCTATTAAAAGCAATATTAAAATCCTTGTCGAATTGGATATTTATTCGGCAAAAGCAAGGTTGGCAATAAAGCTTAAATGCAGCCGCCCCAAAATCAACGATGAAAGCTATTTCGATATTAAACGAGGCTTCCATCCCTTGCTGCGCTGGCGCGATATACAAAACGGTAATGATGCCTTAGTCCCGCTTGATATCGAGCTTGGTAAAGAATTTACAACGCTGGTAATAACCGGTCCCAACACCGGCGGCAAGACTGTCGCCTTAAAAACGGTCGGTCTTGTCTGCCTGATGGCGCAATCCGGCATGTTTATTCCTGCGGCTGAGGGTTCATCCGTACCGATTTTTAAAAATATATTCGCCGATATAGGCGATGAGCAATCGCTTGAATCATCGCTTTCGACATTTTCGGCACATCTCGCCAATATCAAAACTGCGCTGAGCGAGGCTGCTCATGAATGCCTCGTGCTCTTAGATGAAATCGGCGCCGGCACCGATCCCGATGAGGGCGCGGCGCTGGGGCAAGCTATTATAGAAAAGCTAACCGAACAAAATATCCTCTCGATAGTAACCACACATCACGGCAAACTCAAAACGCTGGCTATTAACATCGAGGGCGTTCAAAACGGTTCGCTCGATTTCGACAGCCGCAACATGAAGCCGACATACCGCTTCAGGCTGGGAACGCCCGGCCTTTCCTATGCCATCGAAACCGCAGTTAAAATCGGCTTGGATAAATCAATTACCGAACGGGCTGAATCGCTAATCGACCGCTCGGAAAGAAAACTGGCGCGTATTATTAGCGAACTTTCGGAAAAACTTCAGGCAACAGATGAAACTTTAGTCGAGGCGGAAAATAAAAGACTATCGTATGAAGCATTGTCGAATATTTATAAAGAAAAACTCGATAATGTCCAGCAAGAACAAAAGCGTATAAAAAAGGAAGCTCTTCAAGAAGCCGAAAAGATGGTTTACAAACTTAAAGGCGAGATAACCGACCTTATTGATGAGGCGAAAAAATCTGACAAGAAAGTAGAAGCCTTTCGCGCCGCCAAACATCAGGCTCAGGAGCAGATTCAAAACCTTAATGAAAAAATTAGGCAATTCGAACCGCCTGTTAATCAAGCGGCGGCTGATGGAACCGAAGGCGAAAAAGTGTATCTCCCCGACTTGAAAGCAATCGGCGAAATTGTCGAAAAACCCGAACCCAGCGGCAAGGTGCGAGTGCGCATTGGCAATGTGATTCTGCATACTGAGATGCGAAAGCTTTTCAAATCATCCGAACAGGGTGAAGCAAAAGCGCCGATAACTCATACCAATCCTTTTGTTAATGTTGACCCGTCAATGGAAATCGATTTGAGAGGCATGACATTCGATGAAGCTCAACCGGTGCTCGATAAATACCTCGAGGATGTATACCAGGCTCATCTTGATAACGTAACCGTAATCCATGGCAAAGGCACTGGCGTCTTAAGAATCAAGGTGCAGGATTACCTTAAAAGACATTCCAAGGTAAAATCATTCCGGCTTGGCAATTGGAATGAAGGCTCATTCGGCGTAACGATAGTCGAGATTGTAAAGGACTGA